From one Synechococcus sp. WH 8016 genomic stretch:
- a CDS encoding HupE/UreJ family protein gives MPLLFAHLTETGFGGFYDGIVHLLITPSDVLLVLGLALLAGQQGAAGGRLLLALLPVSWWLGGSVGRIWGLDQTLGLITTLMVIGVGVLVALAQRVRSSLLALLVITSGALFGLVNGFTMPSARSGGSLDMLGVVSAVAVLSVLISGQVVVMRSLGLKIAVRVTGSWIAAAGLLSLGLWLKG, from the coding sequence ATGCCATTGCTTTTTGCCCATCTCACGGAGACCGGTTTCGGGGGCTTTTATGACGGCATCGTCCACCTCCTGATCACGCCGTCGGATGTGTTGCTGGTTCTTGGCCTGGCCCTGTTGGCGGGTCAGCAGGGTGCGGCTGGAGGGCGCTTACTGCTTGCTCTCTTGCCCGTGAGCTGGTGGCTGGGCGGTTCGGTGGGCCGGATCTGGGGACTGGATCAAACGCTGGGCCTGATCACCACCTTGATGGTGATTGGGGTGGGGGTGTTGGTGGCCCTGGCCCAGAGGGTTCGTTCCTCTCTGTTGGCTTTGCTGGTCATCACCTCTGGGGCGTTGTTTGGATTGGTGAATGGCTTCACCATGCCGTCTGCCCGCTCTGGGGGCTCGCTCGACATGCTGGGGGTGGTGAGTGCCGTGGCCGTGCTGTCGGTGTTGATCAGCGGCCAGGTGGTGGTGATGCGCAGCCTGGGGCTCAAGATCGCGGTGAGGGTCACGGGCAGCTGGATTGCTGCAGCCGGTCTGCTGTCGCTGGGTTTATGGCTTAAAGGGTGA
- a CDS encoding HupE/UreJ family protein — translation MTQRSMFNKAFVLLALVALVMAPAAQAHVADGGASSVLAGLLHPVTGLDHVVAMVAVGLWGAVLGMPAIWLLPVAFPMVMAFGGLAGMLGLPLPGVETGIALSALVLGVMVMLQQRLPLTVAAGLVGLFALFHGYAHGEELPDGADALLFSLAFVVATGLLHLVGIALGELDRFPWGLRVQRACGVLIALVGVWSLMQLGGA, via the coding sequence ATGACGCAGCGGAGCATGTTCAACAAAGCGTTTGTGCTGTTGGCGCTGGTGGCCTTGGTGATGGCACCGGCGGCGCAGGCCCATGTCGCGGACGGTGGTGCCAGCAGTGTGCTGGCAGGGCTGCTGCATCCCGTCACCGGATTGGATCATGTGGTGGCGATGGTGGCTGTTGGCCTTTGGGGGGCTGTTCTGGGCATGCCAGCCATTTGGTTGTTGCCCGTGGCCTTCCCGATGGTGATGGCCTTCGGCGGCTTGGCAGGCATGTTGGGGCTACCCCTGCCGGGTGTGGAAACGGGAATTGCCCTGTCGGCTTTGGTGCTGGGGGTGATGGTGATGCTTCAGCAGCGTCTGCCCCTAACGGTCGCGGCCGGGTTGGTGGGGCTGTTCGCCCTCTTTCATGGCTATGCCCATGGCGAGGAGTTGCCCGATGGAGCGGATGCGCTGCTGTTCAGCCTCGCTTTTGTGGTGGCCACCGGCTTGCTGCATTTGGTGGGTATTGCGCTGGGTGAACTGGATCGCTTCCCATGGGGCCTGCGGGTGCAGCGGGCTTGTGGGGTGCTGATCGCCTTGGTGGGTGTTTGGTCGTTAATGCAGCTGGGAGGTGCCTGA
- a CDS encoding HupE/UreJ family protein, with product MVRRCLLPLLLVAALLLPRWATAHDLFPGFLELEATGVSDYQMLWKLPLLQGRELPLAPRFPDDCALNGDLATSREARALVYRAQLRCREPLEGRAISIDGLGGAGTEVLLRVKPWQTDSLQTLLIQPERPSAVIPSASEADGHPGVWSYLRLGIEHILLGGDHLLLLLGLVLIVRDGWMLLKTVTAFTLANSITLSVSAVGIVQIPAAPLNAAIALSILFMGTEVVRFLRGRTSFTLRHPWLLACGFGLLHGFGYARGLADLGLPHHELLLALLLFNVGIEIGQDLFVVLVLGLQRSFRQLQIRWPLWVQRLPAWAIGCAGAYWTIETTLAMLSGGA from the coding sequence ATGGTGCGTCGCTGTCTTCTTCCCCTGTTACTGGTTGCGGCGTTGCTGCTGCCCCGTTGGGCGACTGCTCACGACCTGTTTCCTGGCTTTCTGGAGCTCGAGGCCACCGGGGTTAGCGATTACCAGATGCTGTGGAAATTGCCCTTGCTCCAGGGGCGGGAACTGCCGCTTGCGCCTCGCTTCCCGGATGACTGCGCCCTCAACGGCGATCTGGCCACAAGCCGAGAGGCCCGGGCCTTGGTGTATCGCGCCCAGCTCCGTTGCCGTGAGCCCCTTGAGGGCCGAGCCATCAGCATCGATGGCTTGGGAGGCGCCGGCACGGAGGTGCTGCTGCGGGTGAAGCCCTGGCAGACGGATTCCCTCCAGACCCTGTTGATCCAGCCGGAACGGCCTTCGGCTGTGATTCCCTCGGCCTCCGAGGCCGATGGCCATCCAGGGGTGTGGTCCTATCTGCGTCTCGGGATCGAGCACATCCTTCTGGGGGGCGATCACCTGTTGTTGCTGCTCGGTCTCGTGCTGATCGTGCGCGATGGCTGGATGCTGCTGAAAACGGTCACGGCCTTCACGCTCGCCAACAGCATCACCTTGTCGGTTTCGGCGGTGGGGATCGTGCAGATTCCGGCGGCGCCTCTCAATGCCGCGATTGCGCTTTCGATCCTGTTCATGGGCACGGAAGTGGTCCGCTTCCTGCGTGGGCGCACCAGCTTCACCCTCCGCCATCCCTGGCTTCTGGCCTGTGGCTTTGGTCTTCTGCACGGCTTTGGTTATGCCCGGGGCTTGGCGGACCTGGGCCTTCCTCACCATGAGCTGCTGCTGGCGTTGCTGCTGTTCAACGTGGGGATTGAAATTGGCCAAGACCTGTTTGTGGTGCTGGTGCTGGGCCTGCAGCGCAGCTTTCGGCAGTTGCAGATCCGCTGGCCGTTGTGGGTGCAGCGCCTCCCGGCCTGGGCGATTGGCTGTGCTGGTGCTTATTGGACGATCGAGACCACGCTGGCGATGCTCAGCGGAGGTGCCTGA
- a CDS encoding peptidyl-prolyl cis-trans isomerase yields MPWRERLQPLLKEPIIPFLLVGAALFGLQALWSPDGGKGSADIVVSDEQAATMVKAFVRTWQRPPSQEELQRLFDDHVRTEVLVREAMALGLDRNDTIVRRRLRQKMEFVNEGELKLSLASNQELQGHLIAHADRFRTEPLVSFEQVFLDPARRGDRLNRDAAALKAQLNSNGQGVNPSALGDPLAMIESRWSEERRSELVAQFGSSFTDALLEQPRGAWVGPIPSAYGMHLVRVSAVKQGTLPPLEQVRDAVLRDWQAAQRQDQQEGLYRQLLAKYSVRMPQP; encoded by the coding sequence ATGCCCTGGCGCGAACGCCTGCAGCCCCTCCTGAAGGAACCCATCATTCCTTTTCTGCTGGTGGGTGCTGCCCTGTTCGGGCTCCAGGCGTTGTGGAGCCCTGATGGTGGGAAGGGCTCGGCGGACATTGTGGTGAGTGATGAGCAGGCGGCCACCATGGTGAAGGCATTCGTGCGCACCTGGCAACGGCCTCCCTCTCAGGAGGAATTGCAGCGCCTGTTTGACGATCATGTGCGCACTGAGGTGCTGGTGCGTGAGGCGATGGCTCTGGGGCTTGATCGCAACGACACGATCGTGCGCCGCCGTCTGCGCCAGAAGATGGAGTTTGTGAACGAGGGCGAGCTCAAGCTGTCGCTCGCGAGCAATCAAGAGTTGCAGGGCCATCTCATCGCCCATGCCGATCGCTTTCGCACTGAACCGCTGGTGAGTTTTGAACAGGTGTTTCTTGACCCTGCCCGTCGAGGTGATCGCTTGAACCGGGATGCCGCAGCTTTGAAAGCCCAGCTCAATAGCAACGGCCAAGGCGTGAACCCCTCGGCCCTTGGCGACCCGCTGGCGATGATTGAGAGCCGTTGGAGCGAAGAACGTCGCAGTGAACTGGTGGCCCAATTCGGCTCCAGCTTCACTGATGCTTTGCTTGAGCAACCGCGCGGCGCTTGGGTCGGGCCCATCCCCTCCGCCTATGGGATGCATCTTGTGCGGGTGTCGGCTGTGAAGCAAGGCACGCTGCCGCCTCTGGAGCAGGTGCGTGATGCGGTCCTACGCGATTGGCAGGCTGCCCAGCGTCAAGACCAACAAGAGGGGCTGTACCGCCAGCTGCTGGCGAAATACAGCGTGCGCATGCCTCAGCCCTGA